A section of the Jannaschia sp. S6380 genome encodes:
- the moeB gene encoding molybdopterin-synthase adenylyltransferase MoeB, with product MMLVLILAAVLWGLGMVFRTPVAARLYMLGLLYVAVLFVQFALPDGHPLRQSLGGGPGQWLVLGGLIGAILIYRAGLGRVRSRARAVEAARAAQNPTPEGSFSAVELERYARHIVLREIGGPGQKRLKAARMLVIGAGGLGSPVLLYLGAAGVGTIGVIDDDDVSLSNLQRQVVHGDADGGRPKVFSAERAIRALNPHVTVRPYHRRLTSEIAAELFADYDIVIDGSDSFVTRGLVNAGAVAAGKPLVSGSIAQWEGQVTIYDPARGAPCMACLFPEAPADGLAPPCAEAGVVGALPGIVGSMMALEAIKLATGAGTPLRGTILLWDGLDADARRIDVARRPGCCVCGAV from the coding sequence ATGATGCTCGTCCTGATCCTGGCCGCGGTGCTCTGGGGGCTGGGGATGGTGTTCCGGACGCCGGTGGCGGCGCGGCTCTACATGCTGGGCCTCCTCTATGTCGCAGTGCTGTTCGTACAGTTCGCTCTGCCCGACGGCCATCCCCTGCGCCAAAGCCTCGGTGGTGGGCCGGGGCAATGGCTGGTCCTCGGCGGGCTGATCGGTGCCATCCTGATCTACCGCGCGGGTCTGGGTCGCGTCCGCAGCCGCGCCCGTGCCGTCGAGGCCGCGCGCGCGGCGCAGAACCCCACGCCTGAAGGATCGTTCTCGGCCGTCGAACTGGAACGCTATGCCCGCCACATCGTCTTGCGTGAGATCGGCGGGCCGGGGCAGAAACGCCTGAAGGCGGCGCGCATGCTGGTGATCGGGGCCGGCGGGCTGGGATCGCCGGTTCTCCTCTATCTCGGGGCGGCGGGGGTTGGGACGATCGGCGTGATCGACGACGACGATGTCTCGCTTTCGAACCTGCAACGGCAGGTCGTCCATGGCGACGCCGATGGCGGTCGGCCCAAGGTCTTCTCGGCCGAACGTGCCATCCGCGCGCTGAACCCGCATGTGACCGTCCGACCGTATCATCGGCGTCTGACGTCAGAGATCGCGGCCGAACTGTTCGCGGACTACGACATCGTCATCGACGGCTCGGACAGTTTCGTGACGCGCGGGCTGGTAAACGCGGGCGCGGTGGCGGCGGGAAAGCCCCTCGTCTCCGGGTCGATCGCCCAATGGGAAGGGCAGGTGACGATCTACGATCCGGCCCGCGGGGCGCCGTGCATGGCCTGCCTGTTTCCCGAGGCGCCGGCAGACGGCCTGGCCCCGCCCTGTGCCGAGGCGGGCGTGGTGGGCGCCTTGCCCGGTATCGTCGGAAGCATGATGGCGCTGGAGGCGATCAAGCTGGCGACCGGGGCAGGCACGCCCCTTCGAGGTACTATCCTGCTCTGGGACGGGCTCGACGCCGATGCCCGCCGGATCGACGTCGCGCGGCGCCCCGGCTGCTGCGTCTGCGGCGCGGTCTGA
- a CDS encoding YifB family Mg chelatase-like AAA ATPase, producing the protein MLARTTTVAFEGLEARPVDVQCAVSPGLPGFSIVGLPDKAVSEAKDRIRTALSELGIALPSKKVTINLSPADIPKEGAHFDLPIALSLLAALELVPASRVARAVGIGEMSLDGALVAVTGALPAAMTAASIEADLLCPQACGAEAAWVGAATVYAAPSLKALMDHLTGACPLPEARRGHVAEAEGGPCLRDVRGQDRAKRALEIAAAGRHHLFLVGPPGAGKSMLAARLPGLLPPLSAMESLETSMIHSLAGTLDEGGILHRRPYQEPHHTASVAAIAGGGKRAGPGQISLAHNGVLFMDEFPEFPRAVLETLRQPIETGEVTIARANAHVRYPCRFLLVAAANPCRCGMLFDPDQACTRAPNCGEDYMGKISGPLRDRFDLRLEVPAVEVSDLALPPGGETSATVAARVAGARAVQANRYDGVRGVTVNADIAGDALMEVAAPDAEGNALLLQAVERFRLSARGYHRVLKVARTIADLDGSADVRRPHVAEALSYRLVSGA; encoded by the coding sequence ATGCTGGCACGGACCACCACGGTGGCCTTCGAGGGACTGGAGGCACGACCTGTCGACGTGCAATGCGCCGTCTCGCCGGGTCTGCCCGGGTTCTCGATCGTTGGGCTTCCCGACAAGGCCGTGTCCGAGGCGAAGGACCGCATCCGCACCGCGCTCTCCGAGCTCGGCATCGCGCTGCCGTCGAAGAAGGTGACGATCAACCTGTCGCCCGCCGACATCCCGAAGGAAGGTGCGCATTTCGACCTGCCGATCGCGCTGTCGCTTCTCGCCGCGCTGGAACTGGTGCCCGCGTCCAGGGTCGCCCGTGCCGTCGGGATCGGTGAGATGTCGCTCGACGGGGCGCTGGTCGCCGTGACGGGGGCCCTGCCGGCGGCGATGACGGCGGCCTCCATCGAAGCGGACCTGCTCTGCCCGCAAGCCTGCGGGGCGGAGGCCGCCTGGGTCGGGGCCGCGACGGTCTATGCCGCGCCGTCCCTGAAGGCCCTGATGGACCATCTGACCGGCGCCTGTCCCTTGCCCGAGGCGCGCCGCGGCCATGTGGCCGAGGCCGAGGGCGGCCCTTGCCTGCGCGACGTTCGGGGCCAGGATCGGGCCAAGCGGGCGCTGGAAATCGCCGCCGCCGGGCGGCATCACCTGTTCTTGGTCGGGCCGCCGGGGGCCGGGAAATCCATGCTGGCCGCGCGTTTGCCGGGCTTGCTGCCGCCACTTTCGGCGATGGAATCGCTCGAGACGTCGATGATCCATTCGCTGGCCGGGACGCTGGACGAGGGTGGGATCCTGCACCGCCGCCCCTATCAGGAGCCGCACCACACCGCCTCCGTCGCCGCGATCGCGGGCGGGGGCAAGCGCGCCGGGCCGGGTCAGATCAGCCTGGCGCATAACGGCGTCCTGTTCATGGACGAGTTTCCGGAGTTTCCCCGCGCCGTGCTCGAAACCCTGCGCCAGCCGATCGAGACGGGCGAGGTCACGATCGCGCGGGCCAACGCGCATGTGCGCTATCCCTGTCGGTTCCTGCTCGTCGCGGCCGCGAACCCGTGCCGGTGCGGCATGCTGTTCGACCCCGATCAAGCCTGCACCCGCGCGCCCAATTGCGGCGAGGATTACATGGGCAAGATCTCCGGCCCGCTGAGGGATCGCTTCGATCTGCGGCTGGAGGTGCCGGCGGTGGAGGTATCCGACCTGGCGCTCCCGCCGGGCGGCGAAACCTCGGCCACGGTCGCGGCCCGCGTGGCCGGGGCCCGCGCGGTCCAGGCGAACCGCTACGACGGTGTGCGGGGCGTCACGGTGAATGCCGATATCGCAGGCGACGCCTTGATGGAGGTCGCGGCCCCCGATGCGGAGGGAAATGCGCTGCTTCTCCAGGCGGTCGAACGCTTCCGCCTTTCCGCGCGCGGGTATCACCGTGTGCTGAAGGTCGCGCGGACGATCGCGGATCTCGATGGCTCGGCGGATGTGCGACGGCCGCATGTGGCCGAGGCCCTGTCCTACCGGCTGGTCTCGGGAGCCTGA
- a CDS encoding glutathione S-transferase: MTYELLIGDRSYSSWSLRGWLLFEAFGIPFRESRTRLYHDDFTRDLAAWAPARTVPTARTPEGGLWTDSIAIAEGLAEAHPDAGHWPRALKARALARSLVAEMHCGFAALRNDCPMNMRMASGGFDPSEAVLADLARLEVIWAAARDLSKSGPWLFGEYSAADAFFAPVAMRIAGYGLPVSDGSRAYVQSHLAHVPLRRWRAMGEAANRTIDVYAIHPPARPFPMPAAISAEVADGPSVNAACPYSGKPVTHFMQAGGRVWGFCNAFCRDKTLADPEAWPAFMAIYEAR, encoded by the coding sequence ATGACATATGAACTCCTCATCGGCGACCGATCCTATTCCTCCTGGAGCTTGCGCGGCTGGCTCCTGTTCGAGGCATTCGGCATCCCGTTCCGCGAGAGCCGCACGCGGCTTTATCATGACGATTTCACTCGCGACCTGGCGGCCTGGGCGCCCGCGCGGACCGTGCCGACGGCGCGCACGCCCGAAGGCGGCCTCTGGACCGACAGCATCGCGATCGCGGAAGGCCTGGCCGAGGCGCATCCCGATGCCGGGCATTGGCCGCGCGCACTGAAGGCCCGCGCCCTGGCCCGTTCGCTTGTCGCCGAGATGCATTGCGGATTCGCGGCGCTGCGAAACGACTGCCCGATGAACATGCGGATGGCTTCCGGCGGGTTCGACCCGTCCGAGGCCGTGCTGGCCGACCTCGCCCGGCTGGAGGTGATCTGGGCCGCCGCGCGGGACCTGTCGAAGAGCGGTCCGTGGCTCTTCGGCGAGTACTCCGCCGCCGACGCCTTCTTCGCGCCGGTCGCGATGCGGATCGCGGGTTACGGCTTACCGGTGTCGGACGGATCGCGGGCCTATGTCCAATCGCACCTGGCCCATGTGCCCCTGCGCCGCTGGCGCGCGATGGGCGAGGCCGCGAACCGCACGATCGACGTCTACGCGATCCATCCGCCCGCCAGACCCTTCCCGATGCCCGCCGCGATTAGCGCCGAAGTCGCGGATGGCCCGTCGGTCAACGCGGCCTGCCCCTACTCGGGCAAACCGGTCACGCATTTCATGCAGGCCGGGGGGCGGGTCTGGGGCTTCTGCAACGCGTTCTGTCGCGACAAGACCCTGGCCGATCCCGAAGCATGGCCCGCCTTCATGGCGATCTACGAGGCGCGTTAA
- a CDS encoding amino acid ABC transporter permease, which yields MGPATDPERDFPWWLVAVTVLIGGAYLAILNDEVLSQTFATLRRGVAITIFVTVVSFAFATVVGLGLALMSLSGNVVLRQIARFYVEVVRGIPILVLLLYVAFVFAPALVALWNWTGLPEIRTRDFSLLWRAILALVIAYSAFIAEVFRAGLQSVDPGQIEAAKALGLKRWPRFRHVIMPQAIRTILPPLGNDFVAMVKDSSLVSVVGVLDLAQLGKLTASGNFRYFETYNIVALIYLTMTILLSLALRGLERRLQQRRG from the coding sequence TTGGGCCCCGCGACGGACCCCGAGCGCGATTTTCCGTGGTGGCTGGTGGCCGTCACGGTCCTGATCGGCGGGGCCTACCTGGCCATCCTGAACGACGAGGTGCTGTCGCAGACATTCGCCACCCTGCGGCGCGGGGTGGCGATCACCATCTTCGTCACCGTCGTCTCCTTCGCTTTCGCCACGGTTGTCGGGCTGGGACTGGCATTGATGTCGCTGTCGGGCAACGTCGTGTTGCGCCAGATCGCGCGGTTCTATGTCGAAGTGGTGCGCGGCATCCCGATCCTGGTGCTGCTGCTCTACGTGGCGTTCGTCTTCGCGCCTGCGCTCGTGGCGTTGTGGAACTGGACCGGTCTGCCCGAGATCCGTACGCGGGATTTTTCGCTGCTCTGGCGGGCGATCCTTGCCCTTGTCATCGCGTATTCCGCCTTCATCGCCGAGGTGTTCCGCGCCGGCCTGCAATCCGTCGATCCCGGCCAGATCGAGGCGGCCAAGGCGCTTGGCCTCAAGCGCTGGCCGCGGTTTCGCCATGTGATCATGCCGCAGGCGATCCGCACGATCCTGCCGCCGCTGGGCAACGATTTCGTGGCGATGGTCAAGGATTCCTCGCTCGTCTCGGTGGTGGGGGTGCTCGACCTGGCGCAGTTGGGCAAGCTGACGGCATCTGGAAACTTCCGGTATTTCGAGACCTACAACATCGTGGCGTTGATCTATCTGACCATGACGATCCTTCTGTCCCTCGCCCTGCGCGGGTTGGAACGCCGCCTGCAGCAAAGGCGGGGGTAG
- a CDS encoding transporter substrate-binding domain-containing protein: MKSLAFVAAIAVAAPALADGHLPDLGGRTVTIATEDAYPPLQFKDPGSGDAIGWEYDAMAEIADRLNFTPEYEKISWDAMIPAVSEGQMDMGMTGITIREDRAEVVDFSDPYMRSQMRMIVRGDEDRFDDAEGFAADDDLLMAAQPGTTPFYVGVYDVLDGDEANPRIKLFETFGAGVQALRAGDVDLALSDSTAAQGYVSASDGALKLVGDPLGTEDFGFIFPMGSELVEPMNAAIADMKADGTIDALNQKWFVDYQIGG; encoded by the coding sequence ATGAAAAGCCTCGCTTTCGTCGCCGCGATCGCCGTCGCGGCCCCCGCCCTGGCCGACGGGCACCTGCCCGATCTCGGGGGGCGCACGGTGACCATCGCCACCGAGGATGCCTATCCGCCGCTGCAGTTCAAGGACCCTGGATCGGGCGACGCGATCGGCTGGGAATACGACGCGATGGCCGAGATCGCGGACCGCCTGAACTTCACGCCGGAATACGAGAAGATCAGCTGGGACGCGATGATCCCGGCGGTGTCCGAAGGGCAGATGGACATGGGCATGACCGGGATCACCATCCGCGAAGACCGGGCCGAGGTGGTCGATTTCTCCGATCCCTACATGCGGTCCCAGATGCGGATGATCGTGCGCGGCGACGAGGATCGCTTCGACGATGCCGAAGGTTTCGCCGCCGACGATGACCTGCTGATGGCCGCGCAGCCCGGGACGACGCCCTTCTATGTCGGCGTCTATGACGTCCTTGACGGGGACGAGGCCAACCCCCGAATCAAGCTGTTCGAGACCTTCGGTGCCGGGGTTCAGGCGCTGCGTGCGGGCGATGTCGACTTGGCGCTGTCCGACTCCACGGCGGCGCAAGGCTACGTCTCGGCATCCGACGGGGCGCTCAAGCTGGTGGGCGACCCCTTGGGAACCGAGGATTTCGGATTCATCTTTCCCATGGGCAGCGAACTGGTCGAGCCGATGAACGCCGCGATCGCCGACATGAAGGCCGACGGCACCATCGACGCGCTGAATCAGAAATGGTTCGTCGACTACCAGATCGGGGGCTGA
- a CDS encoding ChaN family lipoprotein → MIGRWLPTAILTAVSAPLAAAPLPPADIYVLGEIHDNAAHHVRQARMVAEVRPNAIVFEMLTGEQADRITPRTPRDAETLGPLLGWAGSGWPDIAMYAPIMAAHDSVILGAEVDLDLSEFDLDRPLPDAQQARREALQAAAHCDALPTEMLPQFVARQRAADARFAAATLRALDEHGAPVVLITGNGHARTDWGVPAMIARVRPELHVVSVIQGEGGAVVPGDIVLQSAPVERADPCAAFR, encoded by the coding sequence GTGATCGGACGCTGGCTTCCGACCGCCATTCTGACGGCGGTCTCGGCCCCACTGGCGGCTGCGCCACTGCCGCCCGCAGACATCTATGTCCTGGGCGAGATCCACGACAATGCAGCCCACCACGTCCGGCAGGCCCGGATGGTCGCCGAGGTTCGGCCCAACGCCATCGTCTTCGAAATGCTGACCGGGGAGCAAGCCGACCGCATCACGCCCCGAACGCCCCGCGATGCCGAGACGCTCGGCCCCCTTCTTGGCTGGGCGGGGTCCGGCTGGCCCGATATTGCCATGTACGCCCCGATCATGGCCGCCCACGATTCCGTCATCCTGGGGGCCGAGGTCGATCTAGACCTGTCCGAATTTGATCTGGACAGGCCGCTGCCCGACGCGCAGCAGGCCCGGCGCGAGGCGCTGCAGGCTGCCGCACATTGCGATGCCCTGCCCACGGAGATGCTGCCACAATTCGTGGCCCGGCAGCGTGCGGCGGACGCCCGGTTCGCGGCGGCGACCCTCCGGGCGCTCGACGAGCATGGGGCGCCCGTGGTTCTGATCACCGGAAACGGCCATGCACGAACCGATTGGGGCGTCCCCGCCATGATCGCGCGGGTCCGACCGGAACTCCATGTCGTCTCGGTGATCCAGGGGGAGGGCGGGGCCGTTGTGCCCGGCGACATCGTCCTGCAATCCGCCCCCGTGGAGCGCGCCGACCCCTGCGCGGCCTTCCGCTAG
- a CDS encoding histidine phosphatase family protein — MTRLWLIRHGPTHVRRMVGHSDPPADLTDIAAIGRLSAALPRAPVVSSDLIRATATADAIAGARPRLPHEVALREFDYGDWDDRPFDAIDGPELRAYFDDPGDRRAPNGESWNDVAERVDTVLARLATGPDLIVVAHMGVILTQWARATGLTPFRALAQKIDNLSLTRIDMWADGPAPVFANRIP; from the coding sequence TTGACCCGGCTCTGGCTCATCCGGCACGGCCCGACCCATGTCCGGCGCATGGTCGGCCATTCCGATCCTCCCGCCGACCTTACCGACATCGCGGCAATCGGCCGGCTGTCCGCCGCCCTGCCCCGGGCGCCCGTCGTCAGCAGCGACCTGATCCGCGCGACGGCGACCGCCGACGCGATCGCGGGGGCGCGCCCGCGCCTGCCGCACGAGGTCGCGCTGCGCGAGTTCGACTATGGCGACTGGGACGACCGGCCGTTCGACGCGATCGACGGGCCCGAACTGCGCGCCTATTTCGACGACCCGGGCGACCGCCGCGCCCCGAACGGCGAATCCTGGAACGACGTCGCAGAACGGGTGGACACCGTCCTGGCGCGCCTGGCCACCGGGCCGGACCTGATCGTCGTCGCCCATATGGGCGTGATCCTGACGCAATGGGCGCGGGCGACCGGCCTGACCCCGTTCCGGGCCCTGGCGCAGAAGATCGACAATCTGAGCCTGACGCGGATCGACATGTGGGCGGACGGCCCGGCACCGGTCTTCGCCAATCGCATCCCGTGA
- a CDS encoding RNA polymerase factor sigma-32 yields MALDFNSDTSLSRRAMKAELLDAETELRLAYAWRDDRCEESLHRLITAYMRLAISMAAKFRRYGAPMNDLIQEAGLGLMKAAEKFDPDRGVRFSTYAVWWIKASIQDHVMRNWSMVRTGSTSSQKSLFFNLRRVQARLEREAQAEGVVLDRQTMREKIATEVGVPLHDVEMMEGRLSGSDFSLNATQSSDEDGREWIDALEDESVQADESVALRHDNAMLRQWLLTALSSLNERERFIVRERKLREDPRTLESLGNELSLSKERVRQLEAAAFAKMRKTLERDNREILGLLN; encoded by the coding sequence ATGGCACTGGATTTCAACAGCGACACGTCCCTGTCAAGGCGCGCCATGAAGGCAGAGCTTCTCGACGCCGAGACCGAGCTTCGCCTGGCCTATGCCTGGCGCGACGACCGTTGCGAAGAAAGCCTGCACCGGCTGATCACGGCCTACATGCGTCTGGCAATTTCCATGGCCGCCAAGTTCCGGCGTTATGGCGCGCCGATGAACGATCTGATCCAGGAGGCGGGCCTGGGCCTGATGAAGGCGGCCGAGAAGTTCGACCCCGATCGGGGCGTGCGGTTCAGCACCTATGCGGTGTGGTGGATCAAGGCGTCGATCCAGGATCACGTGATGCGGAACTGGTCCATGGTTCGGACCGGATCGACCAGCAGTCAAAAGTCCCTGTTCTTCAACCTGCGACGCGTGCAGGCCCGGCTCGAACGCGAGGCCCAGGCCGAGGGCGTGGTTCTGGACCGCCAGACCATGCGCGAGAAGATCGCAACCGAGGTCGGAGTACCGTTGCACGATGTCGAGATGATGGAAGGGCGCCTGTCGGGCTCGGATTTCAGCCTGAATGCCACGCAGTCGAGCGACGAAGACGGGCGCGAGTGGATCGACGCGCTGGAGGACGAGAGCGTCCAGGCCGACGAGTCGGTGGCCCTTCGGCATGACAACGCGATGTTGCGGCAATGGCTGCTGACCGCGCTGTCGTCACTGAACGAGCGGGAGCGTTTCATCGTCCGGGAACGCAAGTTGCGCGAGGACCCGCGCACGCTGGAAAGCCTGGGCAACGAGCTGTCGTTATCCAAGGAACGGGTCCGTCAACTGGAGGCGGCGGCCTTCGCGAAGATGCGCAAGACGTTGGAGCGGGACAACCGCGAGATACTGGGCCTCCTGAACTAG
- the coaBC gene encoding bifunctional phosphopantothenoylcysteine decarboxylase/phosphopantothenate--cysteine ligase CoaBC, with product MLTGQRILLIIGGGIAAFRALELIRRLRDRGATVTPVLTAAAEEFVTPLSVSALAASKIYRDLFDLTDEAEMGHIELSRSADLIVVAPATANLMARMASGIADDLATTLLLATDTPVMIAPAMNVRMWEHVATRRNLATLIADGVTVIGPEEGAMACGEYGPGRLSEVSQIIDAITARLTDGPLTGRHVVVTSGPTHEPIDPVRYIANRSSGAQGAAIGAALRDLGARVTFVTGPAEVAPPDGVAVVRADTARAMFDAVRAALPADAAVMAAAVADWHVENAGAQKIKKGDGGLPSLTFAENPDILAWVSGAEARPPLVVGFAAETEDVIAHATAKRARKGCDWILANDVSPGSGIMGGSENAVTLITAEGAETWPRLSKQETARRLARRIADHLA from the coding sequence ATGCTGACAGGCCAGAGAATACTCCTCATCATCGGCGGCGGTATCGCGGCGTTCCGCGCGCTGGAACTGATCCGCCGCCTGCGGGATCGCGGGGCGACGGTGACGCCCGTGCTGACCGCGGCGGCCGAGGAGTTCGTGACGCCCCTGTCGGTCTCGGCCCTGGCGGCGTCGAAGATCTATCGCGACCTCTTCGACCTGACCGACGAGGCCGAGATGGGCCATATCGAACTAAGCCGCTCCGCCGACCTGATCGTGGTGGCCCCGGCGACCGCGAACCTGATGGCCCGGATGGCGTCGGGCATCGCCGACGACCTGGCGACCACCCTGCTACTGGCCACGGACACGCCCGTCATGATCGCGCCGGCCATGAACGTGCGCATGTGGGAGCACGTGGCGACCCGGCGAAATCTGGCTACCCTGATTGCAGACGGTGTGACCGTCATCGGCCCGGAGGAGGGCGCCATGGCCTGCGGCGAATACGGCCCCGGCCGCCTGTCAGAGGTTTCGCAGATCATCGACGCGATCACGGCGCGGCTGACAGACGGGCCGCTGACGGGGCGGCATGTCGTGGTCACGTCGGGGCCTACGCATGAACCCATCGACCCCGTGCGCTACATCGCCAACCGCTCCTCCGGGGCGCAGGGGGCGGCCATCGGTGCGGCGCTGCGCGACTTGGGCGCGCGGGTCACCTTCGTTACCGGACCGGCCGAGGTTGCGCCACCCGACGGCGTCGCGGTCGTGCGGGCCGACACCGCACGGGCGATGTTCGACGCCGTGCGCGCGGCCCTGCCCGCCGATGCCGCGGTCATGGCCGCCGCCGTCGCCGATTGGCACGTCGAGAATGCCGGCGCCCAGAAGATCAAGAAGGGAGATGGCGGCCTGCCGAGCCTGACCTTTGCCGAGAACCCCGATATTCTCGCCTGGGTGTCAGGGGCCGAGGCGCGGCCGCCCCTGGTCGTGGGATTCGCCGCCGAGACGGAGGATGTCATTGCCCATGCCACCGCCAAGCGGGCCCGAAAAGGCTGTGACTGGATCTTGGCCAACGACGTCTCGCCCGGCAGCGGCATCATGGGCGGGTCCGAGAACGCCGTGACCCTGATCACCGCGGAGGGGGCCGAAACCTGGCCGCGCCTGTCCAAGCAGGAGACGGCGAGGCGCCTCGCGCGACGGATCGCGGATCATCTGGCATGA
- the gshB gene encoding glutathione synthase translates to MSSPKPLKVGFQMDPVEAVDIGADSSFRLALEAQSRGHSLVYWTPDKLAYVEGRVVARGQTMELRRTRGDHAKLGPMAEIELADLDVVWLRQDPPFDMAYITNTHLLERVHPDTLVVNDPAWVRGWPEKLMVLDFPDLTPPTAIARDLDTLKAFKARHGDVILKPLYGNGGAGVFRLTPEDRNLNSLHEMFSVLNREPLIMQKFLPAVARGDKRVILVDGEPIGAINRVPAEGETRSNMHVGGRPEKVALTDRDREICARIGPRLRDAGQIFVGIDVIGEYLTEINVTSPTGLQELERFDGTNASASIWQAIERRRA, encoded by the coding sequence ATGTCCAGCCCCAAGCCCCTCAAGGTCGGCTTCCAGATGGACCCGGTCGAGGCCGTGGATATCGGCGCCGACTCGAGCTTTCGCCTGGCGCTGGAGGCCCAGTCCCGGGGTCATTCGCTGGTCTACTGGACGCCGGACAAGCTGGCCTATGTCGAAGGTCGGGTTGTGGCTCGCGGCCAGACGATGGAGCTGCGCCGCACGCGCGGCGACCATGCGAAGCTCGGTCCGATGGCGGAGATCGAGCTGGCCGATCTGGATGTGGTCTGGCTGCGGCAGGATCCGCCTTTCGACATGGCCTACATCACCAACACCCACCTCCTGGAACGGGTGCATCCCGACACCCTGGTCGTGAACGATCCGGCCTGGGTGCGCGGTTGGCCCGAAAAGCTGATGGTGCTGGATTTTCCCGACCTGACACCGCCGACGGCGATCGCGCGCGATCTCGACACGCTCAAGGCGTTCAAGGCGCGGCATGGCGACGTGATCCTGAAGCCGCTCTACGGCAACGGCGGTGCCGGCGTCTTCCGGCTCACGCCGGAGGATCGCAACCTCAACTCCCTGCACGAGATGTTTTCGGTTCTGAACCGCGAACCGCTGATCATGCAGAAGTTCCTGCCTGCCGTGGCCAGGGGCGACAAGCGTGTCATCCTCGTCGACGGCGAACCGATCGGAGCCATCAACCGTGTTCCGGCCGAGGGTGAGACGCGGTCGAACATGCATGTCGGCGGCCGGCCCGAAAAGGTCGCCCTGACCGACCGGGACCGCGAGATCTGTGCCCGGATCGGGCCTCGGCTGCGGGATGCGGGCCAGATCTTCGTCGGGATCGACGTCATCGGCGAATATCTGACCGAGATCAACGTGACCTCGCCGACTGGCCTGCAGGAGCTGGAGCGGTTCGACGGGACCAATGCAAGCGCGTCGATCTGGCAGGCGATCGAACGCCGCCGCGCCTGA
- the cobU gene encoding bifunctional adenosylcobinamide kinase/adenosylcobinamide-phosphate guanylyltransferase produces MEKSSPDPVHEPGIDLVLGHASSGKSLWAERLAFGMDWPLTYVATARVADEEMRAKVARHVERRGPDWQLIEEETDLAGRCAAMPVQSTVLVDCATMWLTNLMMDGADWQSPAEAWLAAMQDAPARFVVVSNDVGGGVTPDNALARAFQRAQGELNQRLAQAADRAFLVTAGLAQRLR; encoded by the coding sequence ATGGAAAAAAGTTCCCCCGATCCGGTTCACGAACCCGGGATCGACCTTGTCCTCGGCCATGCGTCGTCGGGAAAATCCCTTTGGGCGGAGAGACTTGCGTTCGGCATGGACTGGCCTCTCACCTACGTCGCCACGGCGCGGGTCGCGGATGAGGAGATGCGCGCGAAGGTCGCCCGCCATGTCGAACGGCGCGGTCCGGACTGGCAGCTGATCGAGGAGGAGACGGATCTGGCCGGCCGATGCGCGGCCATGCCAGTGCAGTCCACCGTCCTGGTCGATTGTGCGACGATGTGGCTGACCAACCTGATGATGGACGGCGCGGATTGGCAGTCGCCGGCGGAGGCGTGGCTCGCCGCGATGCAGGACGCGCCCGCGCGGTTCGTGGTCGTCAGCAACGACGTGGGCGGCGGCGTGACGCCCGACAACGCGCTGGCCCGCGCCTTCCAGCGGGCGCAGGGCGAGCTGAACCAGCGCCTAGCGCAGGCGGCGGACCGCGCCTTCCTGGTCACGGCCGGCCTGGCGCAAAGGCTCCGTTGA
- the dut gene encoding dUTP diphosphatase, translating to MSVRIRVTRAEGADPDLPLPNYETLGAAGADLRADTGGGVTTLDPGGRALIPTGLHVAVPDGYEMQIRPRSGLALRHGVTLANAPGTIDSDYRGPLGVILLNLGDAPFQVTHGMRIAQAVVAPVVQVGWEIAEHLDTTPRGAGGFGSTGT from the coding sequence ATGAGCGTTCGGATCCGCGTGACCCGGGCCGAGGGGGCGGACCCGGACCTGCCCCTGCCGAATTACGAGACACTGGGTGCTGCCGGTGCCGACTTACGCGCAGATACCGGGGGCGGGGTCACGACGCTCGATCCCGGCGGGCGGGCGCTGATCCCGACCGGCCTGCATGTGGCCGTTCCCGACGGTTACGAGATGCAGATCCGCCCCCGGTCGGGCCTGGCGCTGCGCCATGGTGTCACGCTCGCCAATGCGCCGGGCACCATCGACAGCGATTATCGCGGGCCCCTGGGCGTGATCCTCCTCAACCTCGGGGACGCACCGTTCCAGGTGACGCATGGCATGCGAATCGCCCAGGCCGTCGTCGCCCCCGTCGTACAGGTCGGGTGGGAGATCGCCGAACATCTTGATACCACGCCTCGCGGGGCGGGTGGCTTCGGGTCCACCGGAACATGA